In the genome of Leishmania braziliensis MHOM/BR/75/M2904 contig, possible fusion of chromosomes 20 and 34, one region contains:
- a CDS encoding putative 40S ribosomal protein S19 protein: MAALKNKIRRIGKRKGATLKDVSAWRWIKTAARHFKQEGKIFVPNCTELIKSSHGRERAPQNPDWYYVRCAAVLRAIYLRPGVGYGGLSKRFGNKKNYGSRPEHTVNSSTGPLHWACKSLTKLGLVEPGAQSGQRLTRKGHKFADSLAFQVQIRKFGASK, encoded by the coding sequence ATGGCTGCTCTGAAGAACAAGATCCGCCGCATCGGCAAGAGGAAGGGCGCAACCCTGAAGGATGTCAGCGCGTGGCGCTGGATCAAGACGGCGGCCCGCCACTTCAAGCAGGAGGGCAAGATCTTTGTGCCGAACTGCACCGAGCTCATCAAGAGCTCCCACGGCCGCGAGCGCGCTCCGCAGAACCCGGACTGGTACTATgtccgctgcgccgccgtccttCGCGCCATCTACCTGCGTCCTGGCGTGGGTTACGGTGGTCTAAGCAAGCGCTTCGGCAACAAGAAGAACTACGGCAGCCGCCCCGAGCACACCGTCAACTCCTCTACCGGCCCTCTCCACTGGGCCTGCAAGTCTCTGACGAAGCTTGGGCTTGTGGAGCCTGGTGCGCAGTCTGGTCAGCGTCTGACCCGCAAGGGTCACAAATTCGCTGATTCCCTGGCCTTTCAGGTCCAGATCCGCAAGTTCGGTGCTAGCAAGTAA